In the genome of Vanacampus margaritifer isolate UIUO_Vmar chromosome 1, RoL_Vmar_1.0, whole genome shotgun sequence, one region contains:
- the kcng1 gene encoding voltage-gated potassium channel regulatory subunit KCNG1 gives MTLLAGDGSDYDYSALSCASDTSFDPPPLQEQEARKGAFYKRAQPAPELAPSRDPASLSNTRKLHAIINVGGMRYQLPWTTLEDFPLSRLGQLHLCSSFDEIMGICDDYDVAHNEFFFDRNPCAFRTILTFLRAGKLRSLREMCALSFREELLYWGVPEESLEWCCRRRMLQRLEEFEAMERAAEEEGVLQDLSDSDSGGRPAESCLSCFMSKLRDMVERPHSGLPGKIFACLSVLFVTITAVNLSISTMPALRQEEEAGTCSQMCYNIFIVETVCVAWFSLEFSLRFIQDRSKLTFLRQPLNLIDVLAILPYYITLLMDTTSKDEKRPGSGSSYLDKVGLVLRVLRALRILYVMRLARHSLGLQTLGLTARRCTREFGLLLLFLCVAIALYSPLLYLIENEMAATQEFTSIPATYWWAVITMTTVGYGDMVPRSIPGQVVALSSILSGILLMAFPVTSIFHTFSRSYVELKQEQQRILQRRTHFMLRGHMTGLGSNLSLESDMLFPIGSTDTRDLDD, from the exons ATGACCCTGCTGGCAGGTGACGGCTCTGACTACGACTACAGCGCCCTCAGCTGCGCCTCTGATACCTCCTTCGACCCTCCACCCTTGCAAGAGCAGGAGGCCCGCAAGGGAGCTTTCTACAAGAGGGCGCAGCCGGCCCCCGAGCTTGCCCCCAGCCGTGACCCTGCATCGCTGTCCAACACCCGCAAACTCCACGCCATTATCAATGTGGGCGGGATGCGCTACCAGCTGCCTTGGACCACTCTGGAGGACTTCCCGTTGTCCCGCCTGGGCCAGCTGCACCTGTGCAGCAGCTTCGATGAGATCATGGGTATTTGCGACGACTACGATGTGGCGCACAACGAGTTCTTCTTTGACCGCAATCCATGCGCCTTCCGCACCATCCTGACTTTCCTGAGGGCTGGCAAGCTTCGCTCCCTCAGGGAGATGTGTGCCCTCTCCTTCAGGGAGGAGTTGCTGTACTGGGGGGTCCCGGAGGAGAGCCTGGAGTGGTGCTGTCGCCGACGCATGCTACAACGTTTGGAAGAGTTTGAAGCCATGGAGCGAgcagcagaggaggaaggtgtccTGCAGGATTTGTCTGATTCCGACAGCGGGGGGCGTCCCGCAGAGTCCTGCTTGAGTTGCTTCATGAGCAAGTTGAGGGACATGGTGGAGAGACCTCACTCGGGACTCCCCGGGAAGATCTTCGCTTGTTTATCGGTGTTGTTCGTCACCATCACTGCTGTCAACCTCTCCATAAGCACCATGCCTGCACTGaggcaggaggaggaggcg GGCACATGTTCCCAGATGTGCTACAACATCTTTATCGTGGAGACGGTGTGCGTGGCCTGGTTCTCCCTGGAGTTCTCCCTGCGTTTCATCCAGGATCGCTCCAAGCTGACCTTCCTGCGACAACCCCTCAACCTCATCGACGTGCTCGCCATCCTGCCCTACTATATCACACTGCTTATGGACACTACCTCCAAGGACGAGAAGCGCCCGGGTTCAGGCAGCAGCTACCTGGACAAGGTGGGCCTGGTGCTACGCGTGCTACGAGCTCTGCGCATCCTCTACGTGATGCGGCTCGCTCGCCATTCGCTGGGCCTGCAGACTCTGGGGCTGACTGCCCGTCGCTGCACGCGCGAGTTCGGCCTGCTCCTTCTCTTCCTGTGTGTGGCCATCGCCCTCTACTCACCACTGCTTTACCTGATCGAGAACGAAATGGCCGCTACGCAGGAGTTCACTAGCATCCCTGCCACCTACTGGTGGGCGGTCATCACCATGACGACGGTGGGCTACGGCGATATGGTACCACGCAGCATCCCGGGTCAGGTGGTGGCCCTGAGCAGCATCCTGAGTGGCATCCTCCTCATGGCCTTCCCCGTTACCTCCATCTTCCACACATTCTCGCGCTCCTACGTGGAGCTCAAGCAAGAGCAGCAGAGGATCCTGCAGAGGAGGACACACTTCATGCTGCGGGGTCACATGACCGGCCTTGGGAGCAACCTCTCTCTGGAGAGCGACATGCTCTTCCCCATCGGGTCGACTGACACCCGGGACTTGGATGACTAA